In the genome of Candidatus Zymogenaceae bacterium, one region contains:
- a CDS encoding ATP-binding cassette domain-containing protein — MIRTDKLTMRFNGFVAVDKVSFSVGEGELFGFLGPNGAGKTTTIKMLTTLLPPSGGRGWVAGHDIVTESDAVRDRIGIIFQDPSLDERLTATENLFFHAILYGIGRKDAKARIDKALAMVELKGVKDKVVKTFSGGMKRRLEIARGFLHMPSVLFLDEPTLGLDPQTRRVIWEYIRGLKETFGVTLFLTTHYMEEAEHSDRIGIIHKGKLIRVDTPENLKKALGGSAIALRATDDNVKKLANADIDAIREDSSLIVKTEQVDETIKRMVEIGADMMGISVRQPTLEDVFIDMTGSAIGEESGDAMGVMRAAVRMRRMR, encoded by the coding sequence ATGATACGAACAGACAAGCTGACAATGCGGTTTAACGGTTTTGTCGCTGTGGATAAGGTGAGCTTCTCCGTGGGCGAGGGGGAGTTGTTCGGATTTCTCGGTCCAAACGGGGCGGGAAAGACCACCACCATTAAAATGCTGACAACCCTCCTCCCGCCGAGCGGGGGAAGGGGATGGGTCGCGGGTCACGATATCGTGACGGAGTCGGATGCGGTCCGTGACCGAATCGGGATCATCTTTCAGGACCCGAGCCTCGACGAGCGCCTGACCGCCACCGAGAATCTCTTCTTTCACGCAATCCTGTACGGCATCGGCCGGAAGGACGCGAAGGCGCGCATAGATAAGGCGCTTGCGATGGTGGAGTTGAAAGGCGTCAAGGACAAGGTGGTCAAGACCTTCTCCGGCGGTATGAAGAGACGTCTCGAGATCGCCCGGGGATTTCTTCACATGCCGTCTGTGCTCTTTCTGGACGAGCCCACCCTGGGCCTCGATCCCCAGACCAGGAGGGTCATCTGGGAATATATCAGGGGTCTGAAGGAGACATTCGGCGTCACCCTCTTTTTGACGACACACTACATGGAGGAGGCTGAGCACTCTGATCGTATCGGCATCATTCACAAGGGAAAGCTCATTCGCGTGGATACGCCGGAAAATCTCAAAAAGGCCCTCGGGGGGAGCGCGATCGCCCTTCGAGCGACCGACGATAATGTAAAAAAACTGGCAAACGCCGACATAGACGCGATCCGGGAGGATTCATCATTGATTGTCAAAACCGAACAGGTCGATGAAACCATCAAGAGAATGGTGGAAATCGGTGCGGACATGATGGGGATATCCGTCAGGCAGCCGACGCTGGAGGATGTGTTTATCGACATGACCGGAAGCGCCATCGGGGAAGAAAGCGGCGATGCGATGGGGGTCATGAGGGCCGCCGTGAGAATGAGGAGGATGCGATGA
- the hflX gene encoding GTPase HflX, whose protein sequence is MKVYGNTTGLKSNQIKRLENLYRRKIPTDRIVNPEFARALTEMSLEIKRQIGAIIDRRGAVQFVVVGDHAMIVIPDLSRHRAGGTRFRGLRLIHTHLKGEPLSRDDLTDLVLLRFDLVAAVGVEADGLPGDVFVAHLLPENGDGDVWTEWEPESIHDLDEDFDELISSLEEEFARTFRARKVKKGEGAILIGCYADSYANPEDSMAELKELCVTSGLSVVDTVMQKRSKIDPKWVLGQGKLKNVVIRAMQRDADLLVFDGELKPAQVDSITDFTELKVIDRTQVILDIFARRAKSRQGKIQVELAQLNYMLPRLVKKNTAMSRLTGGIGGRGPGETKLEINRRRVRDRINRLEKEIHGLERERGQQRALRVRKELPIISIIGYTNAGKSTLLNTLTKSNVDARNMLFATLDPSSRRLRFPREIEVIVTDTVGFIRDLPKELMAAFSATLDELKIADLLLHVVDVSDPLFLDRIGAVNEILKELDLLDILLLLAFNKMDKIDITEAKSRAEKHDAVLISAVDNKTLAPLISRLEEEMTLVIERERNEDTIPLETSLIGEA, encoded by the coding sequence ATGAAGGTATACGGCAATACAACCGGTCTGAAGTCGAATCAGATAAAGCGTCTGGAGAATCTCTACCGGAGAAAGATTCCGACGGATCGTATCGTCAATCCGGAATTCGCCCGGGCGCTCACGGAGATGTCTCTTGAGATCAAGCGCCAGATCGGCGCGATTATCGACAGGAGGGGCGCGGTTCAATTCGTGGTCGTGGGAGACCACGCGATGATCGTCATCCCGGACCTCTCCCGTCACCGGGCGGGCGGCACCAGGTTTCGGGGCTTGAGGCTTATACACACACACCTGAAGGGAGAGCCGCTCTCCCGGGACGACCTGACGGACCTGGTGCTCTTGAGGTTCGATCTGGTCGCCGCAGTCGGTGTGGAGGCGGACGGACTCCCGGGGGACGTATTCGTGGCTCATCTTTTACCGGAAAACGGTGACGGGGATGTGTGGACCGAGTGGGAGCCGGAATCCATCCATGATCTGGATGAGGATTTCGATGAGCTGATCTCGTCGCTGGAGGAGGAGTTCGCTCGGACCTTTCGGGCCCGGAAGGTAAAAAAGGGCGAGGGGGCGATTTTGATCGGATGCTATGCGGATTCATACGCGAATCCGGAAGACTCCATGGCCGAGCTGAAGGAGCTGTGCGTCACCTCCGGTCTCTCGGTCGTCGATACGGTCATGCAGAAGCGATCGAAAATCGACCCGAAATGGGTGCTCGGTCAGGGAAAGCTGAAGAACGTGGTGATTCGGGCCATGCAGCGGGACGCGGATCTTTTGGTATTCGACGGGGAGCTGAAGCCCGCGCAGGTGGACAGCATCACCGACTTCACCGAGCTCAAGGTGATCGACAGGACCCAGGTGATACTGGACATATTCGCTCGGAGGGCGAAAAGCCGACAGGGGAAAATCCAGGTGGAGCTGGCACAGCTCAACTACATGCTGCCGAGGCTTGTGAAGAAGAACACCGCCATGAGCCGTCTGACCGGCGGCATCGGCGGCAGGGGGCCAGGCGAGACGAAGCTCGAGATCAACCGCCGCCGGGTGCGTGATCGCATCAACCGGCTGGAGAAGGAGATACACGGGCTCGAGCGGGAGCGGGGACAGCAGCGGGCGCTCAGGGTGAGAAAGGAGCTACCCATCATCTCCATCATCGGATATACCAACGCGGGAAAGTCGACGCTGCTCAACACCCTTACCAAAAGCAACGTGGACGCCCGCAATATGCTCTTTGCCACGCTGGATCCGTCGAGTCGCCGACTCAGGTTTCCCCGGGAGATCGAGGTGATCGTCACCGATACCGTCGGATTCATCAGGGACCTTCCGAAGGAGCTGATGGCGGCGTTCTCGGCGACGCTGGATGAGCTGAAAATCGCGGACCTCCTGCTGCATGTGGTGGATGTATCAGACCCTTTGTTTTTGGACCGCATCGGTGCGGTGAACGAGATTCTCAAGGAGCTTGACCTCCTTGACATACTGCTGCTTTTGGCCTTCAACAAGATGGATAAAATTGATATCACCGAGGCAAAAAGTCGGGCGGAGAAGCACGACGCGGTGTTGATATCCGCCGTCGACAACAAAACCCTTGCCCCGTTAATCTCCCGGTTGGAGGAGGAAATGACGCTGGTGATAGAACGGGAGAGAAATGAAGATACGATTCCTCTCGAAACGTCTTTAATCGGAGAGGCGTGA
- a CDS encoding ABC transporter permease: MRRRMGAFARGTYIIWLRDVKRLLKDKHQFYGSFARPILWLVFLGMGLKPIFNETEGFDYVQYIFPGIVVMTLIFSGMWAGISVVWDREFGFLKEILVAPVPRTSIVAGKVAGGATQAMLQGVITLLFAPLVGVSLTFGMVCQVIGVMLIISLALASLGLVIASRMYSYEGFGTISNFIIMPLFFLSGAIYPVHTLPRWLKLMVSINPVTYGVDLMRSAVLGISAFSVTMDVVYMVGFGVVMGALATILFRRY, translated from the coding sequence ATGAGGCGACGTATGGGCGCGTTCGCGCGTGGAACATATATCATCTGGCTGAGAGACGTCAAACGGCTCCTCAAGGACAAGCATCAGTTCTACGGCTCATTTGCCCGTCCTATTCTCTGGCTTGTGTTTCTCGGCATGGGTCTCAAGCCGATCTTCAACGAGACGGAGGGATTCGACTATGTGCAGTATATCTTCCCCGGCATCGTCGTCATGACGCTGATCTTCTCCGGCATGTGGGCCGGGATATCGGTGGTGTGGGACCGCGAATTCGGTTTTCTCAAGGAGATCCTGGTAGCGCCGGTGCCAAGAACGTCCATCGTCGCCGGGAAGGTGGCGGGGGGGGCGACCCAGGCGATGTTACAGGGCGTGATAACTCTCTTGTTCGCGCCGCTGGTCGGGGTTTCCCTCACCTTCGGCATGGTGTGTCAAGTGATCGGGGTGATGCTCATCATCTCGCTGGCACTGGCGTCCCTGGGATTGGTCATCGCAAGCCGAATGTATTCCTACGAGGGATTCGGCACCATCTCGAACTTCATCATCATGCCGCTTTTCTTCCTGTCGGGCGCAATTTATCCCGTGCATACCCTACCGAGATGGCTCAAGCTCATGGTGAGCATCAACCCGGTGACCTACGGCGTCGACCTGATGCGATCGGCGGTACTGGGAATATCGGCGTTTTCGGTGACCATGGACGTTGTATACATGGTCGGATTCGGCGTCGTTATGGGCGCCCTGGCGACGATTCTCTTTCGGCGCTATTGA
- a CDS encoding AsmA family protein, producing MKRSIREVLFITVIAVVFAVTALVLLFRLSLETYRNELESALTDSLGVEVTISRLSLAWTTGPVLVVDGLMVEDPRLVGDYILYVPRVKTRLALRSLFGETLIVSNVSMSMPDLHLTEYRNGMNTWDLLAHTNRSDRLQTSSKTPAFSSSALNGGVVEVIVQRFLDTDIIIERLTIDDGSLFYRHEKDTGVVTSLVSSRGIDATLTLDGALPIRSLMETTDPLTLIAGSMNGSIDRVDIKDLTFEVESFSHSIEKGIVTAKRISVKAYEGTFDASGTIDMTDPSFPTSLTLEVTDLAIHRLLNTFSDEKDLVVGTFTADGRFVFSARSPSTIPAALIGRGEYAIVDGYVTDFSIRKELADAIHIPEFLLPEELDTGAFDYLGGSYRVGNERVWFDDSHVTAPTYTATSSGYVGFDKSLDFTGEIYPTEEILETTKLQRLANLSGNENLFRVIPFTVYKTIDDVEFDISLNSPFLTRLLDALEQFGIEF from the coding sequence ATGAAAAGATCGATCCGCGAAGTTCTCTTTATTACCGTCATTGCGGTCGTTTTCGCAGTAACCGCCCTGGTCCTGCTCTTCCGGCTGAGCCTGGAGACCTATCGGAACGAATTGGAGTCTGCACTGACGGATTCCCTCGGCGTTGAAGTCACCATCTCCCGCCTCTCGCTTGCATGGACGACAGGGCCGGTGCTCGTCGTCGACGGTCTGATGGTCGAAGACCCACGGCTCGTGGGGGACTACATCCTCTATGTGCCCCGGGTAAAGACCAGGCTTGCCTTGCGTTCTCTGTTCGGCGAAACACTCATCGTATCCAACGTATCGATGAGTATGCCGGATCTGCACCTGACGGAATACAGAAACGGAATGAACACCTGGGACCTCCTGGCGCACACGAATCGATCAGACAGGCTCCAGACATCCTCGAAAACCCCGGCGTTCTCATCCTCCGCGCTCAACGGCGGCGTCGTTGAGGTGATCGTTCAGAGATTTCTCGACACCGACATTATCATCGAACGCCTGACGATAGACGACGGCTCGCTCTTCTACCGTCACGAGAAGGATACCGGCGTTGTCACATCTCTGGTATCCTCCCGGGGCATCGACGCCACCCTCACCCTGGACGGCGCCCTCCCCATTCGGAGCCTCATGGAGACCACAGACCCCCTGACGCTGATCGCGGGAAGCATGAACGGATCCATCGATCGTGTCGACATCAAGGATCTGACCTTTGAGGTCGAATCATTCAGCCACTCAATCGAGAAGGGCATTGTGACCGCAAAGCGGATATCGGTAAAGGCCTACGAGGGGACGTTCGACGCGTCCGGCACCATCGACATGACCGATCCCTCATTCCCAACGTCTCTCACATTAGAGGTCACGGACCTCGCCATCCACCGGCTCTTAAATACCTTCTCCGATGAAAAGGATCTGGTTGTGGGAACGTTCACGGCCGACGGACGTTTTGTGTTTTCGGCCCGCTCACCGTCAACCATTCCTGCGGCCCTCATCGGACGGGGTGAATATGCCATTGTCGACGGCTACGTGACCGATTTTTCCATCAGGAAGGAGCTGGCGGATGCGATACACATCCCCGAGTTTCTGCTGCCCGAGGAGCTCGATACCGGGGCGTTTGATTACCTGGGGGGGAGCTATCGTGTAGGAAACGAAAGGGTATGGTTTGACGACTCACACGTCACCGCCCCAACGTACACGGCCACATCTTCCGGGTATGTGGGTTTCGATAAGAGCCTGGACTTTACAGGTGAGATCTATCCGACGGAAGAGATACTGGAGACCACGAAGCTTCAGCGCTTGGCGAATCTCTCGGGGAATGAAAACCTGTTTCGGGTTATCCCCTTTACGGTCTACAAAACAATCGACGATGTGGAGTTCGATATCTCCCTCAACTCTCCGTTTCTCACCCGCCTCCTCGACGCGCTGGAACAATTTGGAATAGAATTTTAA
- a CDS encoding DUF4125 family protein gives MKEKKRKKLLSDIVERELSMFLQVRTSIPSLCQERPETFRTMREMSHAVLSSDTLSSYLKDLKLAKKNGRNLLTEKYARMDNVIPPLSDNPLIGEIVTIEADWMEALKHRFPKTFRGDRTPFEIYLCSELETYSDATLALYHRDVSLALKRGENLTEERYRLLFESLGYTGIDQVEQQMTHRAS, from the coding sequence ATGAAAGAAAAGAAGAGAAAGAAACTGCTCTCCGATATCGTGGAACGCGAGCTTTCGATGTTCCTGCAGGTTCGAACATCTATTCCCTCCCTGTGTCAGGAACGTCCCGAAACCTTTCGGACCATGCGGGAGATGTCCCATGCGGTCCTCTCATCCGATACACTCTCTTCATACCTGAAGGATCTGAAGTTGGCCAAAAAGAACGGCAGAAATCTCCTGACGGAGAAATACGCCCGGATGGACAACGTCATCCCCCCCCTTTCGGACAACCCCCTCATCGGTGAGATCGTCACCATCGAGGCGGACTGGATGGAAGCCCTGAAGCATCGATTCCCGAAAACCTTTCGGGGCGACCGAACGCCCTTTGAGATATATCTCTGTTCTGAGCTTGAGACCTATTCAGACGCCACACTGGCCCTGTATCACCGGGATGTCTCCCTTGCGCTCAAACGGGGTGAAAACCTGACCGAGGAGAGATACCGCCTGCTCTTCGAGTCCCTCGGATATACCGGCATAGACCAGGTGGAACAACAGATGACTCACCGCGCTTCATGA